A part of Deltaproteobacteria bacterium genomic DNA contains:
- a CDS encoding peptide chain release factor 3, with protein MDKHHRREVDRRRNFGIISHPDAGKTTLTEKLLLFGGAIQQAGAVRARKAARHAMSDWMSIEKERGISVTTSVMKFNYRDYEINLLDTPGHQDFSEDTYRVLTAVDSALMVIDSVKGVEPQTKKLMEVCRMRNTPIITFINKLDRDGLPPLELLADIEEKLQIECVPMSWPIGMGKSFRGVYNIYRRELHLFTPGENTQPQEGVMITDLADPRLDEILGSQAGELREQVDLLAGAANPFELKQYLKGNQTPVFFGSAINNFGVKELLDAFVEMAPAPVARAAVTREVSPYEEAFSGFVFKIQANMDPAHRDRIAFLRICSGTFRRGMKVIHHRIGKEITLANATIFMSQDRTHVEEAYPGDVIGIHNHGTIKIGDTFTENEPLKFTGIPNFAPENFRRVRLKNPMKSKQLQKGLVQLSEEGAVQVFQQLGKSDYILGAVGVLQFDVTAERLRTEYGADTVFEETPYTVARWVTCDDKSRFKEFELKNGNSLALDAEGRPTFLTASEYRLERCMENWPDVTFLKTQEHS; from the coding sequence TTGGACAAACACCATAGAAGAGAAGTGGACCGCCGCCGCAATTTCGGGATCATCAGTCATCCCGACGCCGGGAAAACCACCCTGACGGAAAAACTGTTGCTCTTTGGCGGGGCCATCCAGCAGGCCGGGGCGGTCAGGGCGCGCAAGGCCGCCCGCCATGCGATGAGCGATTGGATGAGCATCGAAAAGGAACGGGGAATTTCCGTCACCACTTCGGTCATGAAATTCAACTACCGTGACTACGAAATCAATCTTCTGGATACACCGGGTCATCAGGATTTTTCGGAAGACACCTACCGGGTGCTGACTGCCGTTGACAGCGCCCTGATGGTCATCGACAGCGTCAAAGGTGTGGAGCCGCAGACGAAAAAGCTCATGGAGGTGTGCCGGATGCGCAACACCCCGATCATCACCTTTATCAACAAGCTGGACCGCGACGGTCTGCCGCCCCTGGAACTGCTCGCCGACATCGAAGAGAAGCTCCAGATCGAGTGCGTCCCTATGTCATGGCCCATCGGCATGGGTAAGTCTTTCCGGGGCGTCTATAATATCTACCGCCGGGAATTGCACCTCTTTACGCCTGGTGAGAATACCCAGCCCCAGGAGGGTGTTATGATAACCGATCTTGCCGATCCCCGCCTCGATGAGATACTGGGAAGCCAGGCCGGTGAGCTTCGCGAGCAGGTGGATCTGCTCGCGGGGGCCGCCAATCCCTTCGAATTGAAGCAATATCTGAAGGGCAATCAGACCCCCGTCTTTTTCGGCAGCGCCATCAACAACTTCGGCGTGAAAGAGCTCCTCGACGCCTTTGTGGAAATGGCGCCGGCGCCTGTAGCTCGCGCCGCCGTGACGAGGGAGGTGTCGCCCTATGAAGAGGCCTTTTCGGGTTTCGTCTTCAAGATCCAGGCGAACATGGACCCCGCCCATCGCGACCGCATTGCCTTCCTCCGTATCTGCTCGGGTACATTCCGCCGGGGGATGAAGGTGATTCACCACCGGATCGGCAAGGAAATTACCCTCGCCAACGCCACAATCTTCATGTCTCAGGATCGTACCCATGTTGAAGAGGCCTATCCGGGAGATGTCATCGGCATTCACAATCACGGCACCATCAAGATAGGTGATACCTTTACGGAAAATGAACCGCTGAAGTTCACAGGCATCCCCAACTTCGCTCCGGAGAACTTCCGGCGCGTACGGTTGAAGAACCCCATGAAGAGCAAACAGCTCCAGAAGGGTCTGGTTCAACTCTCCGAGGAAGGGGCCGTTCAGGTGTTCCAGCAACTGGGGAAAAGTGATTACATCCTGGGAGCGGTGGGTGTCCTCCAGTTTGACGTGACCGCCGAGAGGCTGAGAACCGAATACGGCGCCGACACGGTTTTTGAAGAGACTCCGTACACCGTCGCCCGCTGGGTCACATGCGATGACAAAAGCCGCTTCAAGGAGTTCGAACTGAAGAACGGAAACTCCCTTGCCCTTGACGCCGAAGGTCGCCCGACCTTTCTCACCGCCAGCGAGTACCGACTTGAACGATGCATGGAGAACTGGCCCGATGTAACATTCCTCAAGACGCAGGAACACAGCTAA
- a CDS encoding fructose-1,6-bisphosphatase — protein sequence MGEGISDYTKFTVDLRRHMWKSGVETELRRLMLQIAVMGKYISARVQESNRKLAGLKNIRLFRHGEEQMTMDRNADEILKNQLQYSGFVRAYASEEQDSVIQIGKGEEKYFITADPLAGSSLVDTNLAIGTIIGIHKEPMRAEGRRTLVAAMYIMYGPLITMVYSAGKGTHEFVLNREGEYVLSEKDITLKERGDIYSLGGLRKDWNPEHLKYVEFLEEEGYKLRYSGGFVPDINQLLIKRGGIFSYPALKKRPQGKLRLLFELQPMAFIIEQAGGKATDGKQDILSIKVEDLNQQCPIYIGSCFEVEKAREFQV from the coding sequence ATGGGAGAGGGTATTTCAGACTATACAAAATTTACCGTTGATCTGCGCAGACATATGTGGAAATCAGGTGTGGAAACGGAATTGCGCAGGTTAATGTTGCAAATAGCCGTTATGGGAAAATACATCTCTGCCAGAGTTCAGGAATCAAACCGGAAACTGGCCGGTTTAAAGAACATTCGCCTTTTCCGCCACGGTGAAGAGCAAATGACTATGGATAGAAACGCCGATGAAATTCTCAAGAACCAACTCCAGTATTCAGGGTTTGTCCGGGCGTATGCATCAGAAGAACAGGATTCTGTGATTCAGATCGGCAAGGGAGAAGAAAAATATTTCATTACTGCAGACCCTCTGGCCGGTTCTTCTTTAGTGGATACCAATCTGGCCATAGGAACAATAATCGGCATTCATAAAGAGCCAATGCGTGCCGAAGGCAGAAGAACGCTTGTGGCAGCTATGTATATTATGTATGGTCCCCTTATTACGATGGTCTATTCCGCGGGAAAGGGAACTCATGAATTTGTCTTGAACAGAGAAGGGGAATACGTTCTTTCAGAGAAAGACATAACCTTAAAGGAACGGGGAGACATTTACAGTCTGGGAGGATTGAGAAAAGACTGGAACCCGGAACACCTCAAGTACGTAGAATTCCTGGAGGAGGAAGGATACAAGCTCCGTTACAGCGGAGGGTTCGTGCCGGATATCAATCAGCTGCTCATCAAAAGAGGGGGTATCTTTTCATACCCTGCACTCAAGAAACGCCCACAGGGGAAGTTACGGCTTCTGTTTGAACTTCAACCCATGGCATTTATCATTGAACAGGCAGGCGGTAAGGCTACGGACGGCAAACAGGATATCCTGTCCATCAAGGTAGAGGATCTTAATCAGCAGTGTCCGATATATATCGGGAGCTGTTTTGAGGTGGAAAAGGCGAGAGAGTTTCAGGTTTAA
- a CDS encoding helix-turn-helix domain-containing protein, whose amino-acid sequence MNRAEKIYKDIITLPIAEREKLFSLIARKGFDKDYYAYDEVFDDIPSTFTIKEAAEYMDVAVITIRRWAKEGKLSFHKVGKNYVFLVDDLRKLKRKMSRKSIEG is encoded by the coding sequence ATGAACAGGGCAGAGAAAATTTATAAAGATATTATCACCTTACCGATTGCAGAACGGGAAAAGCTTTTCTCACTCATTGCCCGCAAAGGTTTCGACAAGGATTATTACGCCTATGATGAGGTTTTTGATGATATTCCTTCGACCTTTACCATCAAAGAGGCTGCGGAGTACATGGATGTCGCTGTAATAACGATACGAAGATGGGCAAAAGAGGGGAAACTGTCTTTTCATAAGGTCGGCAAGAATTATGTCTTTCTTGTTGACGATTTACGGAAATTGAAACGAAAAATGTCGCGCAAATCAATAGAAGGATAA
- a CDS encoding DUF3800 domain-containing protein: MNQIFNIYCDESCHLEHDRQPIMALGAISCPHSEAGRLAATIREMKFTYRAAGELKWTKVSVSRIDYYLRLVDWFFSEECLHFRTLVVQNKALLNHDAFNQGSHDTFYYKMYFALLEKILNPQDQYRIYLDIKDTRSRKKLQKLRDVLCRNVHDHSNQMICHFQNIHSHEADLMQLADFLLGAVSYQNRDLLGNQAKEAVVTHIENRIERSLKISSALSEKKFNVFIFKPRESL, from the coding sequence ATGAACCAAATATTCAATATCTACTGCGACGAGAGCTGCCACCTGGAGCATGATCGGCAACCCATCATGGCTCTTGGGGCTATTTCATGTCCCCATTCCGAGGCCGGCCGGTTGGCTGCAACAATAAGGGAGATGAAATTCACCTATCGAGCCGCTGGTGAATTGAAATGGACCAAAGTCTCGGTGTCTCGGATCGATTATTATCTACGACTGGTGGATTGGTTTTTCAGTGAAGAATGTCTTCATTTCCGAACGCTTGTGGTTCAGAACAAAGCCCTTCTGAATCATGACGCATTCAACCAGGGCTCCCATGATACCTTTTATTACAAGATGTACTTTGCCCTGCTGGAAAAAATCCTGAACCCGCAGGACCAGTACCGGATATATCTGGATATCAAGGACACGCGAAGCCGCAAGAAGCTGCAAAAACTTCGGGATGTGTTATGCCGAAATGTTCACGATCATTCGAATCAGATGATCTGCCATTTTCAGAACATCCATTCCCATGAAGCGGACTTGATGCAACTGGCAGATTTTCTGTTGGGAGCGGTATCTTACCAAAACCGGGATTTGTTGGGAAATCAGGCAAAAGAGGCGGTGGTCACACATATTGAAAATCGAATCGAACGGAGTTTAAAGATCTCATCTGCCTTGTCGGAAAAGAAGTTTAACGTTTTTATTTTTAAACCCAGAGAATCTCTATGA
- a CDS encoding phospholipase D-like domain-containing protein — protein sequence MPAHDIIDNRQEKLVDHINRILDSSDAARFAVGYFFLSGLTAISERLANIKELRLLIGNTTNRETLEQLAEGYHRLEMVADAVEAERYPKRSDIKQMSTETTSSIRSGIELMDQTDEGETLVKALVQMIEEKRLKVRIYTKGRLHAKAYIFDYGKVYDRNGKPVDRHEEGIAVVGSSNLTLAGVSHNTELNVIVQGNDNHTELVRWFEDLWKEAQEFDETLMQEMKVSWAMAPVRPYDIYVKTLYALVRDRIEGGDDQDILWDDEITKRLADFQKVAVKQAVQIIRDYGGAFVSDVVGLGKSYIGAAIVKHFERVEHSRPLIICPATLADMWERYNEVYQLNAKVLSMGFLKERDDRPAQFLKEDVNYRDRDFLLVDESHNFRYSDTQRYKIVEAFLETGKKCCFLTATPRNKSAWDVYYQMKLFHQDDKTDLPIDPPNLKEYFRLIEKGEKDLPNLLANVLIRRTRNHILRWYGFDSETHRQIDPSRFREYKDGHRRAYVMVGGRHQFFPKRELETIEYSIEETYQGLYHELRGYLGKARKGQPVKPPADELTYARYGLWHYVIKDKQKKEPYASLHRAGSNLRGLIRVLLFKRFESSVYAFRETVRRLLKVHGRFLEALSQGIVPAGEDAQAILYEPNQDEEQDLMDALRQVSGKYNASDFDLSRLKEHITHDISLLERMLQLINPITPDQDAKLQTLHKRLTENPLKDGKRLIFTQYADTARYLFDNLNPSGVREDIDVIFSGDKSKAKVVGRFAPKANPEYRFTAGEKELMTVIATDVLAEGLNLQDCDKIINYDLHWNPVRLIQRFGRIDRIGSEHDVIYGFNFLPETGIERNLGLRQKLHNRIQEIHDTIGEDSAILDKTEHLNEEAMYAIYEKKGGQLSLFEDEEEEFLDLNEAEEILRQLKRDNPAEYDRIADLRDGIRTVKPSVTKGLYVFCQAGRYQQLFLLNDKGEITSRDIPRILGNIKCGPDIEGLVLPSGYNASVMRVKRQFAETVKQRQAEREHTLSLSQGQRYILRELRVLFGLSTDEDVKIQINILEKTFRGPMTTAINRELNRIRRNGMTGEHLIRALTDLYHQHSMRDWSDRRRQRFEDHVIPKIICSEGLA from the coding sequence ATGCCTGCCCATGACATTATTGACAACCGTCAGGAAAAACTGGTGGATCATATCAACCGGATTCTTGACTCCAGCGACGCGGCGCGATTTGCTGTGGGTTACTTCTTCCTTTCAGGTCTGACCGCTATTTCGGAACGACTTGCAAACATCAAAGAATTACGACTCCTGATTGGCAATACTACGAATCGTGAAACATTAGAACAGTTAGCCGAAGGATATCATCGCCTGGAGATGGTTGCCGACGCTGTCGAAGCAGAGCGGTATCCAAAAAGAAGTGACATAAAACAAATGTCAACGGAAACAACCAGTAGCATCCGATCAGGCATAGAACTGATGGATCAGACAGACGAAGGCGAAACGCTGGTCAAAGCCCTTGTTCAGATGATCGAAGAAAAGCGCCTCAAGGTTCGAATTTACACGAAGGGACGTCTCCATGCGAAGGCTTATATTTTCGATTATGGCAAAGTTTACGACCGGAACGGCAAACCTGTGGATCGACATGAAGAAGGGATCGCCGTGGTCGGCTCATCCAACCTGACTCTCGCCGGCGTCTCCCACAACACGGAACTCAATGTGATTGTTCAGGGTAACGACAACCATACTGAGCTTGTACGGTGGTTTGAAGATCTCTGGAAGGAGGCGCAGGAGTTTGACGAGACCCTGATGCAGGAAATGAAGGTGTCCTGGGCAATGGCCCCTGTCCGGCCCTATGATATCTACGTGAAAACCCTGTATGCGCTCGTCAGAGACCGGATCGAAGGTGGCGATGATCAGGATATCCTCTGGGATGACGAAATCACCAAGAGACTGGCAGATTTTCAGAAGGTAGCTGTCAAGCAGGCCGTGCAGATCATACGGGACTATGGCGGGGCCTTTGTATCCGACGTGGTGGGTCTTGGAAAATCTTATATCGGTGCTGCCATTGTCAAACACTTTGAGCGTGTGGAACACTCCCGACCTCTGATTATCTGTCCAGCTACTCTGGCGGATATGTGGGAACGCTACAACGAGGTTTATCAGCTTAACGCCAAGGTCCTGTCTATGGGCTTTCTCAAGGAGAGGGACGACCGGCCAGCTCAGTTTCTCAAGGAAGATGTGAATTATCGGGATCGGGACTTCCTCCTGGTCGATGAAAGTCACAACTTCCGTTATTCAGACACCCAGCGCTACAAGATCGTAGAAGCGTTCCTTGAAACAGGCAAGAAATGCTGTTTCCTAACGGCTACACCCAGGAATAAAAGTGCTTGGGATGTCTACTATCAAATGAAGCTCTTTCACCAGGACGATAAGACGGACCTACCCATTGATCCGCCAAACCTGAAGGAGTATTTTCGACTGATTGAAAAGGGGGAAAAGGACCTTCCGAATCTCCTGGCCAATGTGCTCATCCGCCGGACTCGTAATCACATCCTACGATGGTATGGTTTTGATAGCGAAACTCACCGGCAAATTGATCCATCCCGTTTCAGAGAATATAAGGATGGCCATCGTCGTGCATACGTCATGGTAGGAGGTAGGCACCAGTTTTTCCCCAAGCGTGAACTGGAAACCATCGAATACAGCATTGAAGAGACCTACCAAGGACTCTATCATGAATTACGTGGATATTTAGGCAAAGCCCGGAAAGGGCAGCCAGTCAAGCCACCTGCTGACGAGCTGACCTATGCCCGATACGGCCTATGGCATTACGTAATCAAGGATAAGCAAAAAAAGGAACCCTATGCCAGTCTCCACCGGGCCGGATCTAACTTGCGTGGCCTGATCCGAGTCTTACTATTTAAGCGATTTGAATCGAGCGTCTATGCCTTCAGAGAAACAGTACGTCGTCTGCTGAAGGTCCATGGCCGTTTTTTAGAGGCCCTTTCCCAGGGAATCGTACCTGCTGGTGAAGATGCACAGGCTATTTTGTATGAACCTAATCAGGATGAAGAACAGGACCTGATGGATGCACTTCGGCAGGTTTCGGGTAAATATAATGCCAGTGATTTTGATCTGTCAAGATTGAAGGAACATATCACCCATGACATCTCCCTTCTGGAAAGAATGTTGCAGCTCATCAATCCCATTACCCCAGATCAGGATGCGAAGCTCCAGACTCTGCATAAAAGGCTTACGGAAAACCCTCTGAAGGACGGGAAACGGCTGATCTTTACCCAGTATGCCGATACAGCACGCTATCTCTTTGACAATTTAAATCCAAGTGGTGTGCGGGAGGATATCGATGTAATCTTTAGTGGAGATAAGAGTAAGGCCAAGGTGGTTGGCCGATTTGCTCCAAAGGCTAACCCGGAATATCGTTTCACTGCTGGGGAAAAAGAATTGATGACTGTTATTGCCACGGATGTTCTTGCTGAAGGTTTGAACCTCCAGGACTGCGATAAAATCATCAATTACGACCTGCACTGGAATCCTGTTCGGCTGATCCAGCGATTTGGTCGTATTGACCGTATCGGGTCGGAACATGATGTGATCTATGGCTTCAACTTCCTTCCCGAAACAGGCATCGAACGCAATCTCGGTCTCCGCCAGAAACTTCACAACCGCATCCAGGAGATCCACGATACCATAGGTGAAGACTCGGCCATTCTGGACAAAACAGAACATCTTAACGAGGAAGCGATGTATGCCATCTACGAAAAGAAGGGAGGGCAGCTTTCCCTGTTTGAGGATGAAGAAGAGGAATTCCTGGATCTCAACGAAGCCGAAGAAATCCTGCGGCAATTAAAACGGGATAATCCTGCGGAATACGATCGGATTGCAGACCTACGAGATGGTATTCGTACGGTAAAGCCCTCGGTAACGAAGGGGCTGTATGTATTCTGCCAGGCTGGTCGATATCAGCAGCTATTCCTCCTTAACGATAAGGGAGAAATTACCTCCAGAGACATCCCACGTATTCTTGGTAACATCAAATGTGGGCCTGATATTGAAGGACTTGTACTTCCATCAGGTTATAATGCGTCTGTTATGCGAGTCAAACGCCAGTTCGCCGAAACAGTGAAACAACGCCAAGCGGAACGGGAACATACCTTGTCGTTATCCCAAGGACAGCGATATATCCTCCGTGAACTAAGGGTCCTCTTTGGTCTTAGTACTGATGAGGATGTAAAGATCCAAATCAACATTCTTGAAAAAACCTTCCGTGGTCCCATGACTACTGCTATCAACCGGGAACTTAACCGTATCCGCCGCAATGGAATGACGGGTGAACATCTAATACGAGCACTGACAGACCTTTATCATCAACACAGTATGCGTGATTGGTCAGATCGTCGGCGTCAGAGATTTGAAGACCATGTTATACCAAAGATAATCTGTAGCGAGGGTTTGGCATAG
- a CDS encoding type II toxin-antitoxin system RelE/ParE family toxin — protein sequence MEKLFAPAFRRFVKKQSLPLQLAIQDEVDGIGDNPGIGAEKKGDLTGFRVHKFRFHQQQYLIAYEVAKANLIFIMIGTHENFYRDLKKYKKEFQP from the coding sequence ATGGAAAAATTGTTTGCCCCGGCGTTCCGGCGATTTGTTAAAAAGCAGTCCTTGCCTCTGCAACTGGCCATCCAGGATGAAGTGGACGGTATCGGTGACAACCCCGGAATAGGGGCAGAAAAGAAGGGTGACTTGACCGGCTTTCGGGTGCATAAATTCAGGTTCCATCAACAGCAGTATCTGATCGCCTATGAGGTAGCGAAGGCGAATCTGATTTTTATTATGATCGGGACACATGAAAACTTTTATCGTGATCTGAAGAAATATAAAAAGGAGTTTCAGCCATGA
- a CDS encoding MBL fold metallo-hydrolase: ETTRRGMIIDPGVKAKHITEAVEELNISVSFIALTHVHIDHFSALDIVKNATKAQLAAFDTSTIKAPTKPSQVTKGLVFVPFKLPFPPDILLNDGDTIDIDDLHFSVLYTPGHSSDSVSFFGHGIVFSGDTLFRRGIGVTLPGLFPGHDHKQLKESIHEKLLTLPDDTIVYPGHGAATTIGEERRLNRMLESEGSI, encoded by the coding sequence CTGAAACGACCAGGCGCGGTATGATTATCGATCCCGGCGTTAAAGCGAAGCATATTACAGAGGCTGTGGAGGAACTGAACATATCGGTCTCTTTCATTGCACTTACTCATGTGCATATTGATCACTTTAGCGCTCTTGATATCGTTAAAAATGCCACAAAGGCTCAATTGGCCGCCTTTGATACAAGTACTATAAAAGCGCCCACTAAACCAAGTCAGGTAACAAAAGGATTGGTATTCGTTCCCTTTAAACTACCCTTCCCGCCGGATATATTACTGAATGATGGCGATACCATAGATATTGACGATTTACACTTTTCGGTACTTTATACACCGGGGCATAGTTCGGATAGTGTTAGTTTTTTTGGTCATGGTATTGTCTTCAGCGGCGACACATTGTTCAGGCGCGGTATCGGTGTAACCCTTCCCGGACTTTTTCCCGGTCATGACCACAAACAATTGAAGGAGAGCATTCACGAAAAATTGCTGACATTGCCTGATGATACTATTGTTTATCCCGGACACGGTGCAGCCACCACGATAGGAGAGGAACGTCGGCTTAACCGTATGCTTGAATCTGAGGGCAGCATTTAG